In Eleginops maclovinus isolate JMC-PN-2008 ecotype Puerto Natales chromosome 10, JC_Emac_rtc_rv5, whole genome shotgun sequence, the following proteins share a genomic window:
- the asb3 gene encoding ankyrin repeat and SOCS box protein 3, translating to MDFTECYGDTVSSVAAAARLGCRKRVRRLIKRGFSVDCRDNRGWNALHEAAAAGSKECVQDILSAGGGSSHGTSAYVNSLTHEGESACYLAAQRGHLAVVRLLLKAHSNINQLTNDLSCPLYAAVDCGHTEVVELLVSRGAEVNRTHTASCWTCLHQAVYKGHSDIVRVLVNMSNLEALDDHKISPLFVSAQYGRQECLEILVNAGANVNTQAADLATPLMIASQEGHQGCVDFLLDHGADPNIVCSREWPQLPIHAATEFGHIGILKSLIAATDRVCDRGEGMVSPLYVALQYDQSESLEMLLREGYSPDAQDCTDILDIRSPLSMTLCRTSNEPKSELVGLLIAAGVSWSEEDWIYALATDKTDLLQLILKHRWIPRQDTSPRSCSVPLHPGKTVLKLPEVRDLLCVALNQVHFAACWLPLLLKAGLEPSLLLQPNMLEEADSAVLNYLLEFVNWSTLSSLLKHILVRRRAEKTWEPCPHFDSVPCLSHMCRLQVRLMLGPDLLMGMDVVQRLPVPTPLNDFLQFRDISEPSYTHSPQSSPLSDFIYEHRISHQHRHVL from the exons ATGGACTTCACAGAGTGTTATGGAGACACAGTGTCCAgtgttgctgctgcagctcgCTTAGGGTGTAGGAAGCGGGTGAGGAGGCTGATAAAGAGAGGTTTCAGTGTGGACTGCAGAGACAACCGAGGTTGGAATGCTCTACACGAGGCGGCAGCTGCTGGCAGCAAGGAGTGTGTGCAGGACATTCTGTCTGCTGGGGGTG GCTCGTCTCATGGCACCAGTGCCTATGTGAACTCTTTGACCCATGAGGGGGAATCTGCATGTTACCTGGCAGCACAGCGTGGACACCTGGCAGTGGTCCGACTCCTCCTGAAAGCACACTCCAACATCAACCAGCTCACAAACGACCTGTCCTGTCCTTTGTATGCAG CTGTAGATTGCGGGCACACAGAGGTTGTAGAGCTGCTGGTCAGCAGAGGTGCAGAGGTGAACAGAACACACACGGCGTCCTGCTGGACCTGCCTTCATCAGGCTGTTTATAAG GGTCACAGTGATATTGTGCGCGTTCTGGTCAATATGAGCAACCTGGAGGCCCTGGATGACCACAAGATCTCCCCTCTCTTTGTTTCGGCGCAGTATGGACGGCAGGAATGTCTGGAAATCCTTGTTAATGCCG GTGCCAATGTGAACACCCAGGCAGCTGACCTGGCCACGCCACTGATGATTGCCTCTCAGGAGGGCCACCAGGGGTGTGTGGATTTCCTGTTGGACCACGGGGCCGATCCCAACATAGTCTGCAGTCGAGAATGGCCCCAGCTTCCCATTCATGCCGCCACTGAGTTTGGACACATTGG CATCCTCAAGAGCCTGATAGCTGCCACAGATCGAGTGTGTGACCGAGGTGAAGGCATGGTGAGTCCACTGTACGTAGCCCTCCAATACGATCAGAGCGAGAGTCTAGAGATGCTCTTGAGAGAAGGTTACAGCCCAGATGCCCAGGACTGCACTGACATCCTGGACATCCGCTCACCACTCTCCATGACCTTGTGTCGCACGTCCAACGAACCAAAGAG TGAATTAGTGGGATTGCTGATAGCTGCAGGAGTAAGTTGGAGTGAGGAGGACTGGATTTATGCCTTGGCCACGGACAAAACAGACCTGCTGCAACTGATCCTCAAGCACAGATGGATCCCTCGGCAGGATACTTCGCCCAGGAGCTGCTCTGTACCGCTTCATCCTGGGAAAACTGTGTTAAAGCTGCCGGAAGTGAGGGACCTGCTCTGTGTGGCACTAAACCAAGTACACTTTGCTGCCTGCTGGCTTCCTTTGCTACTGAAGGCAGGACTGGAACCTTCTTTGCTGCTTCAGCCCAACAT GTTGGAGGAGGCAGACAGTGCCGTGTTGAATTACCTGCTAGAGTTTGTGAACTGGTCCACTCTATCTTCccttttaaaacatattctgGTTCGAAGGCGAGCAGAGAAGACCTGGGAACCATGTCCTCATTTTG ACTCCGTTCCCTGCCTGTCCCACATGTGTCGACTGCAGGTCAGGTTAATGCTGGGACCAGACTTACTGATGGGAATGGATGTAGTGCAGCGGCTCCCTGTGCCAACCCCACTTAATGACTTCCTCCAATTCAGAGACATCTCTGAACCTtcctacacacactcaccgCAATCATCTCCACTTTCAGATTTTATATATGAACACAGGATTTCACACCAACACAGACATGTTCTGTAA
- the c10h10orf88 gene encoding ATPase PAAT — translation MVDIAVKSGAAWVCAQGHHLADILLPVPLGNKDDHEEELRQSEGDKTNCGAPVLLEQTEEGSPCVLMLNCGPCSPSAICRILVISEARTMEVYDQTGEYCGTVRGEREDSVQPDRSDRGPFYKTQLVLEHPSSSCEFKLLSLGGRSSVLVCRVVVGLQSLEPCASRGPGIDMQQVQCLVEEMGTSLSPGAQNLMEMVHFQQKNQTSSLGGFLPLLMGGGVFSALCQGATISATPPGNHPNPADSRPPVGSIRPAGEAPPAQNGAMSDGPATLSPDLHALTQNIMSSGGRGPVSHSQLAEIMSHLMKGQEHGESPGPELRPLLQGLCGQVTKLRLDDAAALAEKEKRMRNGSWELDSAMERRLEDMERRLKEHVDRRLDALEQKLEKALLVALGQGVMSSSAGGGASPGLSEQTAQTSASQ, via the exons ATGGTGGACATTGCTGTGAAAAGCGGAGCTGCCTGGGTCTGTGCTCAGGGACATCACTTGGCTGATATCCTGCTTCCTGTTCCTCTCGGTAACAAAGACGATCATGAAGAGGAACTCCGTCAGTCAGAGGGTGACAAGACAAACTG TGGGGCCCCAGTGTTGTTggagcagacagaggaagggtcTCCTTGTGTCCTGATGCTCAACTGCGGCCCCTGCTCTCCTTCTGCCATCTGCCGCATACTGGTCATCAGCGAGGCTCGAACCATGGAGGTGTATGACCAGACGGGAGAATACTGCGGCACAGTACGCGGGGAACGGGAGGACAGCGTCCAGCCAGACAG GTCAGACAGAGGGCCTTTCTACAAGACACAGCTGGTCCTCGAGCATCCGTCCTCATCCTGTGAATTTAAG CTGCTCTCCCTAGGCGGTAGAAGCAGTGTTTTAGTGTGTCGGGTCGTCGTGGGCCTCCAGAGCCTAGAGCCCTGCGCGTCACGGGGCCCCGGCATCGACATGCAGCAGGTGCAGTGTCTGGTCGAGGAGATGGGAACGAGCCTCTCTCCAGGAGCCCAGAACCTCATGGAGATGGTGCACTTCCAGCAGAAG aaCCAGACCAGCTCTCTGGGCGGCTTCCTGCCTCTCCTGATGGGTGGTGGAGTTTTCTCTGCCCTGTGTCAAGGAGCAACCATCTCCGCAACGCCCCCCGGCAACCATCCCAACCCTGCGGACTCCAGG CCTCCAGTCGGCTCCATCAGGCCTGCAGGTGAAGCTCCACCGGCTCAGAACGGAGCGATGTCAGACGGACCCGCCACCCTCTCCCCAGACCTGCATGCCCTCACCCAGAATATCA TGAGCAGCGGGGGCCGAGGCCCGGTGAGCCACAGCCAGCTGGCAGAGATAATGTCACACTTAATGAAAGGGCAGGAGCACGGTGAGAGCCCCGGCCCCGAGCTTCGGCCATTACTCCAGGGTCTCTGTGGTCAGGTGACCAAGCTGAGGCTAGATGACGCTGCAGCGCTggcagagaaggagaagaggatgAGAAATGGCTCATG GGAGTTGGACTCGGCCATGGAGCGTCGTTTGGAGGACATGGAGAGGAGGCTGAAGGAGCATGTGGACCGGCGCCTGGACGCTCTGGAGCAGAAGCTGGAGAAGGCCCTGCTGGTCGCCCTCGGCCAGGGAGTCATGAGCAGCTCAGCGGGAGGGGGAGCCTCCCCAGGACTGTCGGAGCAGACTGCCCAGACATCGGCCTCCCAATGA